The Urbifossiella limnaea nucleotide sequence CGTTCCCGCCGATCGTGGCCGTGGGCGAGCGCGGGGCGCTGCCGCACGCCGTGCCGACGGCCCGCCCGCTGTCGGAGGGGAGCAAGCTGCTCGTGGACTGGGGCGCCGACCTGACGTACAAGGCCGACATCACGCGGGTGATTCGCAACCCCTACGGCACGCTCCTGACGCGCCGCAACAAGGCCGAGCGGACGGCGCACAACCTGGACAAGGTGTATATGACGGTGCTGGCCGCGCAGGACGCGGCGATCGCGCAGCTGCGGCACGGCGCCGCGGCGAAGGCCGTGGACGCGGCCGCCCGCAAGGTGCTGGCCGCCGCCGGGTACGGCGACTACTTCACGCACGGCCTCGGCCACGGCATCGGCCTGGAGATTCACGAGGCGCCGCGCATCCGGTCCAACTCGGACGACGTGCTGGAAGCCGGCATGGTGGTGACGCTGGAGCCGGGCGTGTACATCCCCGGCTGGGGCGGCGTGCGGATCGAGGACGACTTCCTGATCACCCGCGACGGCTGCCAGAGGCTGACGACGCTGTCGCGCGAGCTGGAGCCGGCCCCGCCGACCGCGTAAGGCGGTGCGGTAAACACGGTAGGCCGGGGCGCGAGCCCCGGCCTACCGTGTTTACCGCGGCCCCGCCGGCAGGTGCGCCGTCAGGTAGCGCGTCAGCAGCGCGTACAGGTGGCGCGACGTGTTCGCCCCCTCGTTGATCGAGTGACTCCGCCCCGGGTACGGCATCAGCGTGAACGGCTTGTTCAGCTCGATCAGTCGGTCCGCCAGCAGTTCCACCCCCTGGTAGTGGCAGTTGTCGTCCCCCGTGCCGTGGACGAGCAGCAGGTTCCCCTTCAGCCCCGCGGCGTGCGTGATCGGCGAGCCGTGCTTGTAGTCGGCGGCGTTGTCCGCCGGCAGGCCCATGTACCGCTCCTGGTAGATGGTGTCGTACAGCCGCATGTCCGGCACCGGGGCCACGGCCATGCCGGTGTGGTACACGTCCGGGTGGCGGAACAGCTGGTTCAGCGTCATCGACCCGCCGCCACTCCAGCCCCACACGCCCACGCGACTCGCGTCCAGGTACGGCCGCTGCTTCAGCAGGTCGCGCGCGGCCGCGGCCTGGTCGGCGGACGCCAGCGTGCCGACCTTGCGGTACGCCGCCTTCCGCCAGTCGCGGCCGCGCGGGCACGGCGTGCCGCGGTTGTCGAAGCACGCCACCGCGTAGCCCTGCTGGGTGAGCATGAGGTGCCACAGGTAGTTGCGGCCACCCCACCGGTCGGTCGCCGACTGGCCCGCCGGCTCGCCGTAGACGTGGAACACGACCGGGTACTTCTTCGCCGGGTCGAACCCCGCCGGCGGCATCAGCCAGCCGTCGAGCCGCACCCCGCCGCCGACGTCGGCGCGGACGAACTCGGCCGGCGCCCGCGCCAGCTTCGCCACGGTCTCGCGCAGCTTGTCGTTCGCGGCGAGCACGCGGACGGTCTTGTGGTCGGGGAGCGACACCAGCTCCGTGCGCGGCGGCAGGCCGAACGCCGAGTGCGTGTGAACCGCGACCTTGCCGCCGGGGGCGATGTCGTAGTCGTGCCAGCCGGGGCGGTCCGGCGTGAGCCGCTTCGGGGTGCCGCTGCCGTCGATCGCCGTGCGGTAGAGGTACTGCTGCGTCGCGTTCTCGGGCGACGCCAGGAAGTCCACGGTGCCGGCGGCCTCGTCCACGTGAACGACGCGGATCACGTCGAAGTTCCCGCCGGTGACGCGGCGGAAGAACGAGCCGTCGCGCGCCGCAACGTACAGGTGCCGCCAGCCGTCGCGCTCGCTAATCCACGTGAACGCGGCCCCCTTGCCGATCCACTCGATCGGCTCGTCTTGCACGTCGAGCCACGCCCCGTCGCGCTCCGTCAGCACCGTCCGCACCTTCCCCGTGGCGGCGTCGGCGAGCATCACGTCGACGGCGTTCTGAAGGCGGTTGACGCGCTGCACCACGAGTTCCGTGGAGTTGCCGGCCCACTCCACCCGCGGCACGTAGTAGTCGGTGCGGGTGTCGCCGGGGATGTCGAGCCAGCGCGGCGGGCCGCCGACCGCGGGGACCACGCCGACGCGGCAGAGCGCGTTCCGCTCGCCGGTCCGCGGGTAGGCGAACGTCTTGAGCTTCGGGTACGTGCCGTCGGTGCCGTCGGGGATGGTGAAGGTCTTCATGCCGCGGGTGTCGAGCTGCCAGAACGCGACCGCCTTGCCGTCCGGGCTCCAGCGCCAGCCGTCGCGGCAGGCGAACTCCTCCTCGTACACCCAGTCGAAGGTGCCGTTGATGACGTGCTCGGAGCCGCCGGCGGTGAGCCGCACCGCGGCGCCGCCGGCGGCGGGTTCGACGTACAGGTCGTTGCCGCGGACGTAGCCGACGCGCGTGCCGTCGGGCGACGGCTTGGCGAACATCAGCGTGGCCGGCGCGGCGTCGCCGCCGAGCTTGGCGAGTTGGCCCGTGGAGCGGCGGTACGTCCAGTAGTCGCCGCGGGTGTTGCGCCGCCACACGCGGGCGGAGTTCGTGTAGACGACGACGAGGTCGAGGCCGGGGGCGAACTCGTAGCCGTGGATCGCCAGCGGCTCCGTCTTCCCGGGCGGGATGAGCTTCGCGGCGGGGACGAGGACTTCTTCGGCGCCGGCGGCGTCCACGCGCACGATGTCGCGGGCGCCCTTGTGGGTCTTGGCGGGGCGGGTGGTGGTGTAGGCGCCGCCGTCGAGCCAGTGGATCGACGGCGGGGCGTCGCCGCGGAAGTCGTCGGACGCGAAGACGCGGTCGAGGGTGAGCTTGTCGGGCTGGGCCGCGGCGGGCGCGGCGGCGAGGAGGACGACGAGCAGCGCGCGGCACATCGGCGGGCTCCGGGGGTGCGGAGTCCAGCGTGCCGCGGGAGGCGGTGCGCGACAAGGGCGCTGGCGCGGGTGGGGGCGGATTTGCGGGTCGGGCGGGCCGCAGAATCGGACTCGGGGGCGCCGAGCGGCCCACGTCAGTGGGCTGTTGGCTCGGGGCTTGAGCCCCGGAGGGGCGGCCGTGCTTAGCCCGGGGTGGGAACCCCGGGCGGCGTTCGCGGTGTCACTACGATCTGGTGACGCTTCGGGTTTCGCGCCGTTCGTTGTCCGCGCCGCGGCTGTGATCGGCACGCATTATCCGCGACGGCCCGGGTCGGTCACGCCGCCCGGGTCGCGCCGAAAAAAGACGGCGGCGGCGCCTCCCGCAGCGGCGCGCGGCCCAACTCCGCCAGCGCCAGGTTCGCCACCGACCGGCCGATGCTGATCGACGCCGTCGCCGCGGGTGAAGGCGCGTTCAGCACATGAACCATCCGCTCCGCCCGGCGGATGAAGAAGTCGTCCTCCAGCTTCCCGTCCGGCCGCACCGCCTGCGCCCGCACGCCGGCGCCCGCCGGCACCAGGTCGCCGAACTTCACCGCGGGGATCAGCTTCCGCAGCGCGTGCCAGAACGCCCGCCTGCTCGCCGAGCGGTACATCTCGCCGAGGCCCGTCCACCAGAACGCCTTCGCCATCTTCCAGAACGCCGGGTCGCGGGCGTACTCCAGCAGGTCGCGCACGCTCACGTCGCGCAGCCGGTACCCCTCGCGCTTGAACGCCAGCACGGCGTTCGGCCCGCACTCGACGCCGCCGCCGATCATCCGCGTGTAGTGGACGCCGAGGAACGGCAGCCGCGCGTCCGGCACCGGGTAGATGAGGTGCTTGCACAGCCCGGCGGCTTGCGGCGTCAGCTCGTAGTACTCGCCGCGGAACGGGATGATCCGCACGCCGGGGTCCACGCCGCACGCCTTCGCCACGCGGTCCGAGTGGAGCCCGCCGCAGTTCACCAGCAGCTTCGCGCCGATCGTGCCGGCCGTCGTCTCGACCACGAGGCCGTCCGATTCGCGCTTGCAGCCCAGGAACTTCGTGCCGGTGCGGACCGTGCCGCCTGCGGCGGCGATCTTCGCGGCGTACACCTTCGACACCGCGGTGTAGTTGACGATGCCCGTCTCGCTGACGCGCAGCCCGGCGACCCCGGCGACGTGCGGCTCGACCTCGCGCATCTCGGCGACGCTCAGCCGCTTCAGCCCGACGAGCCCGTTCGCGGTGCCGCGCCGCTCCAACTCCGCGAGCGCCGGCAGCTCCGATTCGCTGGTGGCGACGACGAGCTTGCCGCAGCGGTCGTGGGGGACGCCGTTGTCGGCGCAGAAGCGGTACATCCGCTCGCGGCCGTCGGCGCAGTTGCGGGCCTTCGCCGAGCCGGGCTTGTAGTACAGGCCGCTGTGGATGACGCCGCTGTTGTGCCCTGTCTGGTGGCGCGCGACCTCGGCCTCGGTCTCGACCACGGTGACGGCGAGCCCGGCCTCCTCGGCCAGCGCCATCCCGGTGGCGAGCCCGACGATGCCGCCGCCGACCACGAGTACGTCCGTCCGTTCCACGCGAATCGCTCCGAAGAATGAAGACCGGATTGCCACAAAAAGGCACGAAAAGACACAAAAAGAAACCAAATCCAAGACAGAGTTTGATCTCGGCTCTGTCTTCCTTTTGTGTCTTTTCGTGCCCTTTTTGTGGCAATCCGGTCTTGGTCTGCTTCCTACGCCGCGCGGCGGGCCGCAGCGCCGAGGCCGAGCTTGGCCACCGCGTCGGCCAGGTCGGTCGCCACGAGCTCCAGGTTCAGCCCGTCGCGGTCGAGGGCGGTGGCGTCCACGCCGGCCCCATAGCCGGTGCGCACCAGCACCGTGCGACAGCCGACCGCGGCGCCGGCCGCCAGGTCCGTCTCGCGGTCGCCGACCATCCAGGATTGCGTGGGGTCGAGGCCCAGGTCGGCGGCCGCGGCGCGGAGCATCCCCGCCCCCGGCTTGCGACACTCGCACCGGGTGCGGTACGCGGCCACTTCGCCGTCGGGGTGGTGCGGGCAGTAGTAGAAGGCGTCGATGCGGGCGCCGTAGCCGGCGATCTGCTCGGCGAGGAAGGCGTGGACGGCCTCGACCGCGGCCTCGGTGAACATCCCCTTCGCCACGCCGGCCTGGTTGGTGACGACCACGACCGCCCGGCCGGCGCGGTTCAGCGCCGCGACGGCCTCGGCGGCGCCGGGGATCAGCCGCACGCGGGACGTGCAGCCGACGTAGTGGGCGTCCTCGATGAGGACGCCGTCGCGGTCGAGGAAGACGGCGGGTCGGAGGTTCATGGCCGCGGATTGTGGCGGACCGGCGGCCGCGCGGTCAAGCCGAACCGGTCAGCGCGCCGCCTCCGCGCTCGGCGGCGACGACAGGCTCGCCGTGTTCACCGCAATCACCCGGTACACGTGCCGCCGGCCGGGCTCTGCGGTCGCGTCGGTGAACTGCATCACGCCCAGCGGCTGCGGCGGCGTGTCGCTGTACTGCAACCCCTGGAACAGCGGCCGGCCGAACGGGTTCTTCCCCGCCACCTCGGCCAGCGCCTTGCCGTCGCGCTCGATCACGAACTTCGCCAGCCCGCTCTCCACGTCCGCCTCGGCGTCCCACGTCAGTCGGTTGCCCGTCAGCCGCACGTTCGTCGGCGCCGGCGGGGCGGTCGTGTCGGGCACCTTCGTGTCGCCAACGTAGCGCTCCCAGAGCTTCGCCGTCGCCTCGTCCGGCAGCCAGCCCGCCTTGAGCGCGTCGCCGCTGAAGCCGGCGGCCGCTGAAGCCGTGGTGCCGGTCGGCGGCGCGAGCCAGGCCTTGTCCGCGGGCATCGGCCGCAGCGGGTCGCCGGCCTTCGCGGGGAGGCGCGCCGTCAGGCAGGCGTCGAGCCACGGAATCGCCAGGTACCGCTGGTTGCCGCACTCGTGACTCGTGAGCGGGTCCACCGACACGCCGACGAGCCCGCCGCGGCCGCGGACCGTGGTGAAGAACGCCTCGTTCGCCACCCACACGCCCGCGAACCGGTCGCCCTTCACGGTCACGCCCTCCTTCGTGCCGAGGTTGCACATCAGCGGCACGGCCAGCGCCGCGGCGGGAAGGGTGTGCGCCTTGATGCCGGCGCGCGCCGGGTCGGCGGCCAGCACCGGCACGCCGGAGCGGAGCCACGCCGCGGCGACGCGCTCCGGGTGGAGCATCACCATGCCGCCGGCCCAGTGGCCGCCGCCGCTGTGGCCCCACAGCGCCCACGGCACCGCCGCCAGCTCCGGGTGCCCGGCCTTGACGCCGAGGTCGGCCAGCGCCTTGCGGAAGGCGGCGTCGGAGCCGTTGCGCGGGTCGCACCACAGCTGGCAGTCGGCCTTCTCGGGCTGCTCGTAGGCGGGGCTCAGCAGCGCGCAGCCGTGCTTCTTGGCGAGCGCCTGCCAGTGCAGGTCGTAGGCGCCGGTGAGGCCCGACCGGCACGAGCCCTCGCCGCACCCGTGCTGGTGGACGACGACGCCGCGCAGCGTCTTTACGCCGGGCGGGAGCCACACGGTGTAGTTGACGGCGAAGGCCAGGCCCCCGGGCTCGGCGGGGGCGGCGTAGCGGACGCGGTAGTACGGCGGGTCGGCGGGCGGGAAGGCGTCGTAGGGCGGCTGCTGGGCGGGGGCGGCGGGCGCCAGCAGGGCGGCAGCCAGGAGCGCGAGCGCGGGGCGGGTCACGGGGTGAGTCCTCATTCAGGTTGGCGTCAGTTCCGCTGCTCCGGCGTGTCCAGTTCCAGGTCGGCGCCGCCGACCCAGAACCAGTCGGTGCCGGCGTCGCCCCGCAGCCGGTCGGCCGCGCCGTCGTCGGTGATCCGCAGCCGGCTGCGGATGTTGGCGTACCCGCCGGTGCCGGTGGCTGCGGGGTTCCAGTCGGTGAGGACCTTGCGGAGCGAATCGGACCCCGACCGCACGGCCGCGGTGCCGCCGACGAGGATGTCGTTGCCGAGGCCGCCGTACAGGTCGTCGACGCCGGGGCCGCCGATGACGAAGTCGTCGCCGTCGCCGCCGTAGAGGTCGTCGTCGCCGGCCCCGCCCTGGATCAGGTCTTCGCCCGTGCCGCCGGCGACCAGGTCGTTGCCGCCGCCGCCGTCGGCCGTGTCGTTGCCGTCGCCCAGGTAAATCTGGTCGGCCCCGCTGCCGCCGGTCACGGTGTCGTTGCCGGCGCCGGCGTCGACCCACGTCGGCAGCGCGAGCGCCGACAGGTTGATGCTGTCGTTGCCGCCCTCGGCGTCCACCCGGACCGCGGTCACGCCGGTGAACGTCTGGTTCACGCTCGACCCGTTCAGCGACCCCTGCACCCGCACCCGGTTATTCGACTGCGGCGACACGGTGATGCTGTCGTTCGTGTTCGCGCCGGTGATGACCAGCCCGGTGCCGACCAGCCGCACGCCGGGCGTCGTCGGCAGGCCGTTCGACGTGAGCGTGATCGTGAACGTCCGCGTCGCCGACGTGTCGGCGCCGCCGTCGGCGGTGCCGCCGGTGTCCTTCAGCACCACCGTCACGGTCGCGGTGCCGGTCGCGTTCGCCTCGGGGACGAAGCTCAGCGCCCCGGCCGCGTCGATGGTCGGCGCCGCCACGAACAGCGCCGCGTTCGTGGTAGTGACGGTGAACGCCAGCCCCTGACCCGCCTCGTCGGCCGGGCCGCGCGAGATGCCGGTCGCCCAGCCGCTGACCGTCCGCGGGCCGCTCCCGGCGGCGACGGACTGGCTCGCCCCCGCGGTGAAGTTCGGGGCGTCGTTCACCGGCGTCACGGTCACGGTGAACTGCCGCGACACCGTCAGCGCCCCGTCGCCGACCGTCACCGTGATGGTGGCTGTGCCGCTGGCGTTGGCCGCGGGGGTGAACCGCAGGGTGCCCGTCGCGCCCGGGCTCGTGTACGTCACCGCCGGCGTCGGGATCAGCGCCGGGTTGCTGGACGTGGCCGTGACCGTCAGCGCCTGCGACTCGTTCGGCCCGGCGCCGATGCCGCTCAGGCTCACCGCCTGCTGCGCCGCGTCCTCCAGGATCGACACGTTGCCCAGGGCGTTGAGCGTCGGCGCGTCGTTGACCGGGGTGACGGTGACGGTGAACGTCCGCGTCGTCGTCAGCGACCCGTCGCCGACGACGACGGTGATCGTCGCCGAGCCGAAGGCGTCGGCGGCGGGCGTGAACGTCAGCGTGCCGGTGGCGTTCGGACTCGCGTAGCTGATCGTCGGCGTCGGGAGCAGCGCCGGGTTGCTGGACGTGGCCGTGACGGTCAGCGGCTGCGACTCGCCGCCGCCGGCGCCGATGCCGCCCAGGCTCACCGTCTGCGGGCCGGCGTCCTCGGCGACGGTGACGGCGGCGATCGTGTCGAGCGTCGGCGCGTCGTCCACCGGGCTCACGGTCACGCTCACCGTGCCGGTCGCGGTGCCGCCGTTGCCGTCGGACGCGGTGTAGGTGAACGAGTCGGTGCCGAAGAAGTCCGCGGCGGGGGTGTACGTCACGCCGGTCGGGGTGACCGTCACCGTGCCGTTCGCCCCGTTCGTGGCCCCGGTCACGGTCAGGGCGTCGCCGTCCGCGTCGGTGTCGTTCGCCAGCACGGCCACGGTGATGACGCCGTCCTCGGTCACGGTGCCGTTGTCGGCGGCGGCCGCGGGCGCGTCGTTCACCGGCCGCACGTCGATCGTCACCGTCACCGGGTCGCCGGCGAGCTGGCCGTCGAACGGGCGGTAGGTGAAGGTGTCGGTGCCGTTCCAGTCGGCGTTCGGCGTGTAGGTGAAGGTGCCGTTCGGGTTCAGCGCCAGCGTGCCGTTCGTCGGGTTGCTCGCCAGCTGGGCCGTCACCGGGTCGCCGTCGATGTCGCCGTCGTTGCCGAGGACGTTGCCGGTCGCGGCGGTGTCCTCGTTCGTCGTGACCGAGTCGGGGAGGCCGGCCGGGGCGTCGTTCACCGGCGACACGATCACCTCGAACGACACCGACCGGCTCAGCGCCCCGTCGTTCACGATGACCGTGATGTTCGCGGTGCCGCCGGCGTTGGCCGCGGGCGCGAACGTGACCGTGCCCGTGCCGCCCGGGCTCGTGTAGCCGAGCGTCGGCGTCGGGATCAGTGCCGGGTTGCTCGACGCGACCTGCACCGTCAGCGGCTGCGACTCGCCGGGGCCGGCGCCGATGCCGGTCAGCGTCACCGTCACCGGGCCGGCGTCCTCGGGGATCGTCAGCGTGGGGACGTCCGCGATCGTCGGCGCGTCGTTCACCGGCGTCACGGTGAGGCTCACCGTGGTGGTGTTGCTGTCGAGGGCGCCGTCGCTCGCCTTGTAGGTGAAGCTGTCCGGGCCGAAGTAGTTGGCGGCCGGGGTGTAGGTGAAGCCGCCGTCGGCGCCGAGGCTCAGGGTGCCGTGCGCCGGGCCGGTCACGAGCACCGCGGCCAGCGGGTTGTTCTCGGGGTCGGTGTCGTTCCCGAGGACGCCGCCGACGCCGGCGAGGCGGGTGCGGAACGCCAGGTCTTGGTTGTACGCGCTGCCGGTGCCGAGGGCCGAGCCGTTGTACCACAGCCGCCCCGGGGCGTAGGACTCGCCGTTGGCCGAGAACGAGCCGAGGATGCCGACCGTCGGGCCGGAGCCGTTGCGGGTGCCGATGGTGAACGTCTCGCCGGCCGCCAGCGCGATGCCGGCGGCGGTCGTGTCGAACGTCACCCACTGGTTCAGCATCGCGGCGGTGACCGTGAGGCGGAAGGTGTACAGCGGCGTACTCGTCTGCCACGGGGCGCCGCGGTAGACGACCGCGTCGAACGCCGCGCCGACGGTGCTGGCCGAGTAGATGAACAGGTCGAACGACGCCAGCGTGCCGGCGCGGCCGGCGACCACCGACTGCTGCCAGTTCGTGCCGCTGAGGCCGGCGTTGTAGAACTGGCCGGTCAGGAGGCTCTGCTGGTCCAGCGCCACCGCCGTGCCGGACACCGTCAGCACGCCGTCCTCGGCCACGGTGTAGGCGTCGGGGTTGGCCGTCGGGGGGTCGTTCACCGCCGTCACGGTCAGCGTCACGGTGGTGATCGCGCCCTGCAGCGTGCCCTCGACGGGGCGGTAGGTGAACGCGTCGGTGCCGACGAAGTTGGCGTTCGGCGTGTAGGTGAAGCTGCCGTCGGCGGCGAGGCTCAGCGAGCCGTTTGCCGGCCCTGTCACGAGCTGCGCCGTGAACGGGCTTCCCTCCACGTCGGTGTCGTTGGCCAGCACGCCGGCCGCGGGGACGGACAGGACGCCGTCCTCGGCGACGGTGTAGCTGTCGGGCCGGCCGGTCGGCGCGTCGTTGACCGGGTTCACCGTGATGGTCACCGTTGTCCAGTTCCCCAGCAGCTGGCCGCGGTCCATCGGCCGGTACTGGAACGTGTCGGTGCCCGACCAGTTGGCCCGCGGCCGGTAGATCAGCCCGCCGAACGTCACGCCCGGCTCCAGGGTGCCGTTCGCCGGCTGCGTGTACGCGCCGATGGTGAGTAGGCTGCTGGCGTCATCGGCGTCGGTGTCGTTGGCGGTCACCGCGCCGGCCGCCGCGCCGTACGGGATGGCGAGCGGCGTGTCCTCGGTCGTCGTCAGGAAGTCGGGGTTGCCGACCGGCACGTCGTTCACCGGCGTCACGGACAGGGTCACCAGCGCCACGTTGCCCTGCGCCTGGCCGTCGGAGGCGCGGTAGTAGAACTGGTCGGTCCCGCTGAAGTTCGGGGCCGGCGTGTAGGTGAAGCTGCCGTCGGCGTTCAGCGTCAACGTCCCGCTCGTCGGCCCGGCCACGACCGTCGCGGTGAGCGCGGTCCCCTCCACGTCGGTGTCGTTCCACAGTACCCCGAGCGGCCGGTTCGGCTCTACGAGCGTGACCGTGCGCGGCGTGTCCTCGGTCACCTGGAAGAAGTCGTTGAACGCCACGGGGGCGTCGTTCACCGGCAGCACCGTGACCGTGACCGTGGCCGGGTCGCTGTACGCCCGGCCGTCGTAGGCGCGGTACGTGAACGTGTCGGTGCCCGACCAGTTGGCCCGCGGCAGGTAGTAGATGCGGCCGTCGTTCGGGCTGTACGCCGCGGTGCCGTTCGCCGGCTGCGTGTACATCACGGCCACGATGGCGTCGCCGTTCGGGTCGGAGTCGTTGGCGATGACGGCGATGCCGACCTGCACGTCCTCGGTCGTCGTCGCGCCGTCGTCCTGCGCCACCGGGGGGTCGTTGGTCCGCAGCACGGTCAGGGTGACCGTCGCGGTCGCGCTCAGGCCGGTGCCGTCGGCCGCGGCGTAGGTGAACGAGTCGGTGCCGTAGAACGCCGGGTCCGGGGCGTAGGTGAAGCTGCCGTCGGCGTTCAGCGTCAGCACGCCGTTCGCCGGGCCGGTCACGACGGCCGCCGCGAGCGCGTCGCCGTCCGCGTCGGCGTCGTTGCCGAGGACGCCGGGGGCACTCACGGACAGCGTAACGCCCTGGTCGGTGGTGTAGCTGTTGGCGCCGGCGACGGGCGCGTCGGGCGCCGGCGTCACGGTCACGGTCACGGTGGTGACGTTGCCGTTCGGCCCGGCGCCGACCACGTCGCTCGGGCGGTACGTGAACGACGTGGTGCCGTTCCAGTTCGCCGGCGGCGTGTACAGCACCCGGCCGTTCTGCACCGCCACCGAGCCGAACTGCGGCTGCGTCAGGGCGCCGATGGTCAGTGCGTTGTTCTCGATGTCGGTGTCGTTGGCCAGCACGTCGATGACGACGGCCGTGTCTTCGGCCGTGGTGGCGGAGTCGGCCGCGCCGACGGGTGCGTCGTTCACCGCCGTCACCGTCAGGTTCACGGTGGCGACGTTGCTCGTCAGCTGGCCGTCGGAGGCGACGTAGGTGAAGCTGTCGGCGCCGCTGTAGTTCGCGTCCGGGGTGTAGGTGAAGGTGCCGTTCGGGTTCAGGGCCAGCTGCCCGTGCGCGGGGCCGGTCACGACCGCGGCCGTGAGCACGTCGGCGTCGGGGTCGGTGTCGTTGAACAGCACCCCGATCGCGGCCGGCGAGTAGTTGAACCGGACCGAACCGCGCAAGGCCGGGGTGCCACCCTCGGAGTGCTGCTCGAAGTCGGCCGAGAACCGCGTCACCTGCCCGGTCGGGCTCACCTCGATCTGCAGGACGGTGAAGAAGCCGGTGAGCGTGTTCGAGCCGCGGTGCTGGCCGGTGATGTCCATGCCGGGGGTGCCCGGCGTGCGGAACGCGGCGCGGGTGGCGCCGAGGTACTGCCCCACGGCCAGCGGCTCGGTGTCGAACCGCGAGCGGAACTGTAGCGTCCAGTAGT carries:
- a CDS encoding S9 family peptidase, with the protein product MCRALLVVLLAAAPAAAQPDKLTLDRVFASDDFRGDAPPSIHWLDGGAYTTTRPAKTHKGARDIVRVDAAGAEEVLVPAAKLIPPGKTEPLAIHGYEFAPGLDLVVVYTNSARVWRRNTRGDYWTYRRSTGQLAKLGGDAAPATLMFAKPSPDGTRVGYVRGNDLYVEPAAGGAAVRLTAGGSEHVINGTFDWVYEEEFACRDGWRWSPDGKAVAFWQLDTRGMKTFTIPDGTDGTYPKLKTFAYPRTGERNALCRVGVVPAVGGPPRWLDIPGDTRTDYYVPRVEWAGNSTELVVQRVNRLQNAVDVMLADAATGKVRTVLTERDGAWLDVQDEPIEWIGKGAAFTWISERDGWRHLYVAARDGSFFRRVTGGNFDVIRVVHVDEAAGTVDFLASPENATQQYLYRTAIDGSGTPKRLTPDRPGWHDYDIAPGGKVAVHTHSAFGLPPRTELVSLPDHKTVRVLAANDKLRETVAKLARAPAEFVRADVGGGVRLDGWLMPPAGFDPAKKYPVVFHVYGEPAGQSATDRWGGRNYLWHLMLTQQGYAVACFDNRGTPCPRGRDWRKAAYRKVGTLASADQAAAARDLLKQRPYLDASRVGVWGWSGGGSMTLNQLFRHPDVYHTGMAVAPVPDMRLYDTIYQERYMGLPADNAADYKHGSPITHAAGLKGNLLLVHGTGDDNCHYQGVELLADRLIELNKPFTLMPYPGRSHSINEGANTSRHLYALLTRYLTAHLPAGPR
- a CDS encoding D-glycero-alpha-D-manno-heptose-1,7-bisphosphate 7-phosphatase, encoding MNLRPAVFLDRDGVLIEDAHYVGCTSRVRLIPGAAEAVAALNRAGRAVVVVTNQAGVAKGMFTEAAVEAVHAFLAEQIAGYGARIDAFYYCPHHPDGEVAAYRTRCECRKPGAGMLRAAAADLGLDPTQSWMVGDRETDLAAGAAVGCRTVLVRTGYGAGVDATALDRDGLNLELVATDLADAVAKLGLGAAARRAA
- the lhgO gene encoding L-2-hydroxyglutarate oxidase; this translates as MERTDVLVVGGGIVGLATGMALAEEAGLAVTVVETEAEVARHQTGHNSGVIHSGLYYKPGSAKARNCADGRERMYRFCADNGVPHDRCGKLVVATSESELPALAELERRGTANGLVGLKRLSVAEMREVEPHVAGVAGLRVSETGIVNYTAVSKVYAAKIAAAGGTVRTGTKFLGCKRESDGLVVETTAGTIGAKLLVNCGGLHSDRVAKACGVDPGVRIIPFRGEYYELTPQAAGLCKHLIYPVPDARLPFLGVHYTRMIGGGVECGPNAVLAFKREGYRLRDVSVRDLLEYARDPAFWKMAKAFWWTGLGEMYRSASRRAFWHALRKLIPAVKFGDLVPAGAGVRAQAVRPDGKLEDDFFIRRAERMVHVLNAPSPAATASISIGRSVANLALAELGRAPLREAPPPSFFGATRAA